From Methanocella paludicola SANAE, a single genomic window includes:
- a CDS encoding 2-amino-3,7-dideoxy-D-threo-hept-6-ulosonate synthase: MNVGKSIRMEKIFDRRTKKTVMVPMDHGITLGPVKGLVNVKDVMRCAAEGGANALIMHKGIVKDCYVNCPKTAGLIIHLSASTSLSVDPDHKVLLTTPDEALRLGADAVSVHVNIGSEKEDIMLKDSGMVARECEALGLPMLAMMYPRGKNIHNQYDPELIAHVCRVGAEMGADVVKTNYTGDPDSFKRVVKGCPAPVIVAGGLKTSTDLELLEHIGGAMEAGSAGVAIGRNVFMHETPTLMVRRIRAVVHDSLSPEEAMKIRG; this comes from the coding sequence ATGAATGTTGGCAAATCTATAAGAATGGAAAAAATTTTTGACCGACGGACGAAGAAGACCGTGATGGTGCCGATGGACCACGGCATCACTCTAGGACCTGTAAAGGGACTTGTGAACGTAAAGGACGTTATGCGATGTGCCGCCGAAGGCGGCGCGAACGCGCTGATCATGCACAAGGGCATCGTGAAGGATTGTTATGTGAACTGCCCTAAGACGGCGGGGCTAATAATACATTTATCCGCAAGCACGAGCCTCAGCGTCGATCCTGACCATAAGGTGCTGCTGACCACGCCCGACGAAGCCCTCAGGCTCGGTGCGGACGCGGTCTCCGTCCATGTGAACATCGGCTCGGAGAAGGAGGATATTATGCTGAAGGACTCGGGGATGGTCGCGCGGGAGTGCGAGGCCCTGGGCCTCCCCATGCTGGCCATGATGTACCCGAGGGGCAAGAATATCCATAACCAGTACGACCCGGAGCTAATTGCGCACGTATGCCGCGTGGGCGCCGAGATGGGCGCCGACGTGGTGAAGACCAACTACACCGGGGACCCGGACTCGTTCAAGCGGGTCGTAAAAGGGTGCCCTGCGCCGGTCATCGTGGCGGGCGGCCTGAAGACGAGCACCGACCTTGAGCTGCTGGAGCATATCGGCGGCGCCATGGAAGCGGGCTCTGCCGGAGTCGCCATCGGAAGGAACGTGTTCATGCACGAGACCCCGACGCTCATGGTACGCCGCATACGCGCCGTCGTACACGACTCGCTGAGCCCGGAAGAGGCGATGAAGATCAGGGGTTAA
- a CDS encoding pyridoxamine 5'-phosphate oxidase family protein gives MQEQLPREYEIKRFDLPDMTHREMDDLLKSQLLCRITFHDEPYPYTVPMEYYYFGDTIYFHFTMTGKKIELMNKNPNVTVEVDWYDDLLTDYKSVILKGRLFPVDNADERNTVNVAMASHVHNRAGIKSILRIPVGSKGVDYLSASNIPLKLLKLEVKEMTGKKAH, from the coding sequence ATGCAAGAACAGCTACCCAGGGAATACGAGATCAAGAGATTCGACCTGCCCGACATGACGCACCGGGAAATGGACGACCTCCTGAAAAGCCAGCTATTATGCAGGATCACGTTCCACGACGAGCCTTATCCTTACACGGTACCGATGGAGTATTACTATTTCGGCGATACGATATACTTCCACTTCACCATGACGGGCAAAAAGATCGAGCTTATGAACAAGAACCCGAACGTGACAGTCGAGGTCGACTGGTACGACGATCTTCTGACGGATTATAAGAGCGTCATCCTGAAGGGGCGGCTATTTCCGGTGGACAACGCGGACGAGCGCAACACGGTCAACGTAGCGATGGCATCCCACGTCCATAACAGGGCCGGCATCAAGTCCATCCTGAGGATCCCGGTGGGGAGTAAGGGCGTCGATTACCTGTCGGCATCCAACATACCGCTTAAGCTCCTGAAGCTCGAAGTCAAAGAGATGACGGGCAAAAAGGCACATTGA
- a CDS encoding heavy metal translocating P-type ATPase codes for MTEHEKEKCNCGTCHEEEESHEEKGTCSCGTCHDEVECHEDHEETECQVCRIEPEGKGPLRETGFKIDNMDCADCAKKLEERIAKVHGVTSVKFNFGTATLNIKHTGAASDLLDVVEQSGYHVAADTFKITQFDVQELDCIDCAKKFEKAIAMTPGVIRASLNFAVGKLIVEHTCPVDDILAAARDIGYTIKVSGTKEKGSFFTRHRPVLITVVSGLLTVTGFTLSHLNVPPYIPILLYFMAIVVGGSHIAKSAIYSLKTMTADMNLLMTIAIIGAMAIGQWEEGATVVVLFALGNALQSYTLDKTRNSIKELISITPNDAAVIRNGSEVRLNTALINVGDMIVVKPGEKIPMDGEVISGLSYVNQAPITGESMSVEKEPGSVVYAGTINENGALEIKVTRLAKDNTLSKIIHMVEEAQVQRAPTQVFLDKFTKYYTPAVILLAAGVAIIPTLMGQPFYTWLYRGLVLLVISCPCALVISTPVSIVAAIGSASRNGVLIKGGSYLEEIGRARAIAFDKTGTLTKGKTAVSEVVNFDSLDTAQIMNIAASLESKSGHPLAAAIIRANHGQTPMPVENFQSVTGKGVTGTVDGVDYTLGNLKMFEAVNENVQQTVAHLQEAGMTPVILGKDHAILAVIAISDEVRPESRELVKDLHKSGLKEVVMLTGDNNRMAKAIASDIGLDGYFGELLPEEKANIVKGIRKAHGNVIMVGDGVNDAPALAASNVGIAMGATGSDTALETADIALMANDLTKVDYTIRLGRHTLSIIKQNVIFAIAIKAVFIGLAVFGMANLWMAVFADMGASLIVILNGMRLIRTH; via the coding sequence ATGACGGAACACGAAAAAGAAAAATGCAACTGCGGCACGTGTCACGAGGAAGAGGAAAGCCACGAGGAGAAGGGGACGTGCAGCTGCGGCACGTGCCATGACGAAGTCGAATGCCACGAAGATCACGAGGAGACCGAGTGTCAGGTCTGCCGCATCGAGCCCGAAGGGAAGGGTCCGCTCAGGGAGACAGGATTTAAGATCGACAACATGGACTGTGCAGACTGTGCCAAAAAGCTGGAGGAGCGCATAGCTAAGGTGCATGGCGTCACCTCGGTGAAGTTCAACTTCGGGACGGCGACCCTGAATATCAAGCATACGGGAGCCGCCTCGGACTTGCTTGATGTCGTCGAGCAGTCCGGTTACCATGTGGCCGCGGATACGTTTAAGATCACACAGTTCGACGTGCAGGAGCTGGACTGCATCGACTGCGCGAAGAAGTTCGAGAAGGCCATCGCCATGACGCCCGGGGTCATCCGGGCTTCGCTAAATTTTGCCGTAGGCAAGCTAATCGTAGAGCACACATGTCCTGTTGATGATATCCTTGCGGCTGCCCGCGACATTGGGTATACCATCAAGGTATCCGGCACAAAGGAAAAGGGATCATTTTTTACCAGGCACAGGCCCGTTTTAATTACTGTAGTATCAGGACTCCTCACAGTTACAGGGTTCACCCTGAGCCACCTGAACGTGCCCCCGTATATTCCGATACTGCTGTATTTCATGGCCATCGTCGTAGGCGGATCCCACATCGCGAAGAGCGCCATATACTCGCTCAAGACCATGACGGCGGACATGAACCTCCTGATGACCATCGCGATCATCGGCGCAATGGCCATAGGCCAGTGGGAGGAAGGCGCCACAGTGGTCGTACTATTCGCTCTGGGCAACGCCCTACAGTCCTATACACTTGATAAGACGCGCAATTCCATTAAAGAGCTGATCTCGATCACGCCGAACGATGCCGCGGTAATAAGGAACGGCAGCGAGGTCAGGCTTAATACCGCTTTAATAAATGTCGGCGACATGATCGTGGTGAAGCCGGGAGAAAAAATACCCATGGACGGCGAGGTGATCAGCGGCTTGTCCTACGTAAACCAGGCGCCAATTACCGGCGAGTCCATGTCCGTCGAAAAGGAGCCTGGCAGCGTCGTATACGCGGGCACCATCAACGAGAACGGTGCCCTTGAGATAAAAGTCACCCGGCTTGCAAAGGACAACACGCTTAGCAAGATCATCCACATGGTCGAGGAAGCGCAGGTACAGCGGGCGCCGACTCAGGTGTTCCTCGATAAATTCACAAAATATTACACGCCGGCCGTCATCCTTCTGGCAGCGGGCGTCGCCATCATACCCACGCTGATGGGCCAGCCCTTCTATACCTGGCTCTACCGGGGCCTCGTGCTCCTGGTCATCTCGTGCCCCTGCGCGCTCGTCATTTCCACGCCCGTCTCGATCGTCGCGGCCATCGGCAGCGCCTCGAGGAACGGCGTACTCATCAAGGGCGGCAGCTATCTGGAAGAGATCGGGCGCGCCCGGGCCATCGCGTTCGATAAGACGGGCACGCTGACCAAAGGCAAGACCGCCGTATCCGAGGTCGTTAACTTTGACTCGCTCGATACGGCGCAGATCATGAATATCGCCGCCTCGCTCGAATCGAAGTCCGGGCACCCGCTGGCGGCCGCCATCATCCGGGCGAACCACGGGCAGACGCCCATGCCGGTCGAAAATTTCCAGTCCGTCACGGGTAAGGGAGTTACGGGCACCGTCGACGGTGTTGATTACACACTGGGAAATCTAAAGATGTTCGAGGCCGTGAACGAGAATGTTCAACAGACTGTAGCCCATCTCCAGGAAGCCGGGATGACGCCGGTCATCCTCGGCAAAGACCACGCGATCCTGGCCGTTATCGCCATTTCCGACGAGGTCCGGCCCGAGAGCCGGGAGCTGGTTAAGGACCTGCACAAGTCCGGCCTGAAGGAGGTCGTCATGCTCACCGGCGACAACAACCGCATGGCAAAGGCCATCGCCTCCGACATCGGCCTGGACGGCTACTTCGGGGAGCTCTTACCGGAGGAGAAGGCGAACATCGTGAAGGGCATACGTAAAGCCCACGGCAACGTGATCATGGTCGGCGACGGCGTTAACGACGCCCCGGCCCTTGCCGCATCCAATGTGGGCATCGCCATGGGCGCCACTGGCTCGGACACGGCGCTTGAAACGGCCGATATCGCCCTCATGGCCAATGACCTTACAAAGGTCGACTACACCATTCGCCTGGGACGCCACACCCTGTCGATCATCAAGCAGAACGTCATCTTCGCCATTGCCATCAAGGCGGTATTCATAGGGCTGGCCGTCTTCGGCATGGCGAACCTGTGGATGGCCGTTTTCGCCGATATGGGCGCCTCGCTCATCGTCATCCTTAACGGTATGCGCCTCATCAGGACACATTGA
- a CDS encoding ArsR/SmtB family transcription factor produces the protein MDNVRARDDCDACIIHEDAVEKAKTRAKDLEGNTIVRLSDIFKVMGDPTRLRIIHALSSGEMCVCDIAAALGMEHSAISHQLRILRNMRVVKFRKQGKEAIYSLDDEHVLQLFNGGLEHARHG, from the coding sequence ATGGACAACGTGCGTGCCAGGGACGACTGCGATGCCTGTATAATCCACGAAGATGCAGTGGAAAAAGCAAAAACAAGGGCAAAAGATCTCGAAGGGAACACCATTGTACGCTTATCGGACATATTCAAGGTAATGGGCGATCCGACCAGGCTCAGGATCATCCACGCACTCTCCTCGGGAGAGATGTGCGTCTGCGACATCGCCGCCGCCCTGGGCATGGAGCATTCTGCCATTTCCCATCAACTCCGGATCCTTAGGAACATGCGCGTCGTAAAGTTCCGGAAGCAGGGTAAAGAGGCCATTTATTCTTTAGACGACGAGCACGTGCTCCAGCTCTTCAACGGCGGCCTGGAGCACGCCCGGCACGGTTAG
- a CDS encoding ArsR/SmtB family transcription factor, giving the protein MPAKNIASVLNNESNLRILEKLKVRPYYPRELAGEMGLSEPFIVRRLKAMEEHDIVEGRWETEGSRKVKRYYVKDVTLQLGKDGLKVTTSEVQAKQDINIFKELAGTLTRLPLILVLVCGVIFNIWYLMAIVAIIFVWNAAIDYAFYKDFRLKTPLLSMVVNMAVALLLMGIIAVSGISSVPAEIAATAMVIGLAVLVLVVVYRSRFYQLEYSELIEDMVGLMARLEEAPLYVKAFYLPTAIRWKINEYFGLI; this is encoded by the coding sequence ATGCCGGCCAAGAATATCGCCAGTGTCCTGAATAACGAGTCCAACCTGCGCATCCTGGAGAAACTCAAGGTGCGCCCATATTATCCACGCGAGCTCGCCGGCGAAATGGGCCTCAGCGAGCCTTTCATCGTGCGCCGACTCAAAGCGATGGAGGAACACGACATTGTCGAGGGCCGGTGGGAGACGGAAGGCTCCCGCAAGGTGAAGCGTTATTACGTGAAGGACGTAACGCTCCAGCTCGGAAAGGATGGCCTCAAGGTCACGACATCCGAGGTTCAGGCAAAGCAGGACATCAACATCTTTAAGGAACTGGCGGGCACGCTTACACGGCTTCCGCTCATACTGGTCCTGGTCTGCGGCGTCATATTCAATATATGGTATCTGATGGCGATCGTAGCAATTATTTTCGTCTGGAACGCGGCCATTGACTACGCGTTCTACAAAGATTTCCGGCTCAAAACGCCCCTGTTATCGATGGTCGTAAACATGGCCGTCGCGCTGCTGCTTATGGGAATAATTGCTGTATCTGGCATCTCGTCGGTACCGGCGGAGATCGCAGCTACCGCCATGGTCATAGGGCTGGCCGTTCTCGTATTGGTGGTCGTATACAGGTCCCGCTTTTACCAGCTCGAATATAGCGAGCTCATCGAGGACATGGTGGGCCTGATGGCCAGGCTCGAGGAAGCACCATTATACGTAAAGGCTTTTTACCTGCCCACGGCAATACGCTGGAAGATCAACGAATACTTCGGGCTAATCTGA
- a CDS encoding ABC transporter ATP-binding protein — protein MLRRRRREKWITMIITKGLTKMYDDVHGIRGIDLTVRDGASLGLLGRNGAGKTTLIRALIGLIKADSGIATVNGLDINADADRVRKVIGYLPEAYGLYDEMTVYNILDYTARLHRIEAPARKQRIEELLRTFELESYRNMKAGTLSKGLRQKLGFARALVNDPQVIFLDEPTSGLDPIAARSIENIVAGLKRQGKTVLITSHILPEVEKMCDDIALIKEGRIVVSGRLEDIKRQYAMPSVIVRLKDHESVGRAMLLLKPMVTGRMEPLDDGLTVYTQDPDSVTPIVNKALMDASIPVLEIKRAEESLGDIYFKVLEE, from the coding sequence TTGTTGCGGCGCAGGCGCCGCGAGAAGTGGATCACGATGATCATAACCAAGGGATTGACGAAAATGTACGACGATGTCCACGGCATCCGGGGCATCGACCTGACTGTAAGAGACGGGGCATCGCTGGGCCTGCTAGGCAGGAATGGGGCAGGGAAAACGACGCTGATCAGGGCACTTATCGGGCTCATTAAGGCAGATTCGGGCATAGCAACTGTGAATGGCCTGGACATTAACGCTGATGCAGACAGGGTCAGAAAGGTCATAGGCTATCTGCCCGAAGCCTACGGCCTCTACGACGAGATGACCGTCTATAACATACTGGACTATACGGCAAGGCTTCACCGCATCGAAGCCCCGGCCAGGAAGCAGCGCATCGAGGAGCTCCTCCGCACATTCGAGCTGGAGTCTTACAGGAACATGAAGGCGGGGACGCTGTCGAAGGGCCTGCGCCAGAAGCTTGGTTTCGCCCGGGCGCTGGTCAACGATCCTCAAGTAATATTCCTGGACGAGCCCACGTCGGGCCTGGACCCGATCGCCGCCCGGAGCATCGAGAATATTGTGGCTGGCCTGAAGAGGCAGGGCAAAACGGTGCTCATCACTTCGCATATCCTGCCGGAAGTGGAGAAGATGTGCGACGACATCGCCCTGATCAAAGAGGGCCGAATCGTTGTGTCCGGCAGGCTGGAGGACATCAAGAGGCAATATGCCATGCCTTCCGTCATCGTGCGGCTGAAGGACCATGAAAGCGTCGGTCGGGCCATGCTGCTGCTGAAGCCGATGGTTACGGGCAGGATGGAGCCGCTGGACGACGGGCTGACGGTCTACACACAGGACCCCGATAGCGTGACACCCATCGTAAATAAGGCACTGATGGACGCCAGCATACCCGTGCTGGAGATCAAGAGGGCCGAGGAAAGCCTGGGAGACATATACTTCAAGGTACTGGAGGAGTAA
- a CDS encoding ABC transporter permease — protein sequence MVNVIFEIARKEATSYYARKGIIMQNALLAIVFCLVPIQQISATIAAVGYHASAFAGLLDFYLLFAAFYPIVIASGISIFAFPVERDQRTIEHLLSLPLTNAEIFLGKVLAAVVTALIWAVIMYGAILGYTLTMNPIIWDAPLLTPSLSILLFAIVPAIILLSTMMTVALTSYISNTRGAYMVNIVIMGIMIGLTGVRSAMLVEAATFNLMLLAFLALLLVVTYVLSVKGFNREKLIAKT from the coding sequence ATGGTCAACGTCATATTTGAGATCGCTCGAAAGGAAGCCACATCTTACTATGCCCGGAAGGGCATCATCATGCAGAACGCCCTGCTGGCCATCGTATTCTGCCTGGTGCCCATCCAGCAAATTTCGGCCACCATTGCGGCTGTGGGATACCATGCCAGCGCCTTCGCCGGCTTACTAGACTTCTACCTGCTCTTTGCCGCCTTCTATCCCATCGTGATCGCGAGCGGCATCTCCATCTTCGCGTTCCCCGTCGAGCGGGACCAGAGGACCATCGAGCACCTGCTCTCGCTTCCCCTGACGAACGCCGAGATATTCCTGGGTAAAGTGTTGGCTGCGGTTGTCACAGCCCTTATATGGGCAGTGATCATGTACGGCGCCATCCTGGGGTACACGCTCACGATGAACCCGATTATCTGGGATGCGCCCCTGCTTACGCCCTCCCTGAGCATCCTGCTCTTCGCTATCGTCCCGGCCATCATACTCCTCTCGACGATGATGACGGTCGCCCTGACCTCATACATCTCCAATACACGGGGCGCCTACATGGTCAACATCGTCATCATGGGCATCATGATCGGGCTTACTGGTGTCCGGTCGGCGATGCTGGTCGAAGCCGCCACGTTTAACCTGATGTTATTGGCCTTCCTGGCCCTGCTCCTGGTCGTAACGTACGTGCTTAGTGTTAAGGGATTTAACAGGGAAAAGCTGATAGCTAAGACATGA
- a CDS encoding ATP-binding protein: protein MLLKETLRKLAEIQAGEVKVLDQGTGRDLLDTIDMQSPLAVIISGVRRCGKSTLLKQIMKKNRSYNYFNFEDERALNFEVSDFERLDGVFSEINRGATHYFFDEIQNVPGWEVFVRRKLDEGKKFFITGSNSSLMSKELGTKLTGRHLTYDLFPMSYSEALRLTGESASLASFDKYFMTGGFPGYIRHDNDMMLQQVFDDIVVKDIVVRYGLKDPLLVKNLAIYLITNSGKEFSYNSLKKSFDVGAASTISNFVSYFEDSYLLFTIPKFSYSYKQQLMNPKKAYAIDHGLARVNSVSFSEDKGRILENIVFLQLRRQYPDIYYFREKSECDFIVKNAAGQLLAMQVCYKLDEDNLRREMKGLREAMGVAGIKKGLIITLGQEDKFDDIDVVPAWKWLSGQ from the coding sequence ATGCTTCTAAAGGAGACGCTTCGGAAACTTGCGGAAATACAGGCTGGAGAGGTGAAAGTGCTCGATCAGGGCACTGGCAGGGACCTCCTGGACACCATCGACATGCAGTCTCCCCTGGCCGTCATCATCTCCGGCGTGAGGCGGTGCGGTAAAAGCACCTTGCTAAAGCAGATAATGAAAAAGAACAGGAGCTATAATTACTTTAATTTTGAGGACGAGCGTGCGCTTAATTTCGAAGTGTCCGACTTCGAGCGGCTGGACGGCGTATTCTCGGAAATAAATCGGGGCGCAACTCATTATTTCTTCGACGAGATCCAGAACGTTCCCGGGTGGGAGGTGTTCGTCAGGAGGAAGCTTGACGAAGGTAAAAAATTTTTCATAACGGGCTCGAATTCGTCGCTAATGAGCAAAGAACTGGGTACGAAGCTTACCGGCCGCCACTTGACCTACGATCTTTTCCCCATGTCCTATTCAGAGGCATTGCGGCTTACCGGAGAGTCGGCGTCCCTCGCTTCTTTCGACAAGTACTTCATGACCGGAGGATTCCCTGGCTATATCAGGCACGACAACGACATGATGCTTCAGCAGGTGTTCGACGACATCGTCGTCAAAGACATCGTCGTCCGGTATGGCTTGAAGGACCCGCTCCTGGTAAAAAATCTGGCCATATATTTAATAACGAACTCGGGAAAAGAGTTCTCCTATAATAGCCTGAAAAAATCGTTCGACGTCGGCGCCGCGTCGACCATATCGAACTTTGTCTCCTATTTCGAGGACAGCTACCTGCTCTTCACCATCCCGAAGTTCTCGTATTCCTATAAGCAGCAGCTCATGAACCCGAAAAAGGCTTATGCCATCGATCACGGGCTTGCAAGGGTGAACAGCGTCTCCTTCTCCGAAGATAAGGGAAGAATACTGGAAAACATCGTCTTCTTACAACTGAGGCGACAGTATCCTGATATTTACTATTTTAGAGAAAAGAGCGAATGCGATTTCATAGTTAAGAATGCGGCGGGTCAGTTACTGGCCATGCAGGTCTGCTATAAGCTGGATGAAGATAACCTGCGCAGGGAGATGAAAGGCTTAAGAGAAGCGATGGGGGTCGCCGGTATCAAGAAAGGCTTGATCATTACGCTGGGCCAGGAAGATAAGTTCGACGATATAGATGTCGTTCCCGCGTGGAAATGGCTGTCAGGACAGTAG
- a CDS encoding TrmB family transcriptional regulator translates to MLLDEKTLVTLQRLGLTYYGARIYETLVLLGPSDATRLSAEADVPRTKVYDILRRLETEGWITSERTRPITYTARYPREVLEERKAEFNAAVDETANDLSMLYDNQMDKENPRVWLLRGSGNVTVKLLDMISRSKKSIMLMGSLYFADEIGPLKTQLEYAKKRGVTIRLITQKSIQLKDGEIDILGQLSPAVSEVKVYGPPYSKSAIVDDRELLMLFPRLDNNVPDEDSIVAIWIPNTAVASNWASIFNAVWNA, encoded by the coding sequence GTGCTGCTTGATGAAAAAACTCTCGTGACGCTGCAGAGGCTTGGCCTGACCTATTACGGCGCGCGGATCTATGAAACGCTGGTATTGCTGGGCCCGAGCGACGCGACCAGGCTTTCCGCCGAGGCGGATGTTCCAAGGACCAAGGTGTATGACATCCTGCGGCGGCTCGAAACCGAGGGCTGGATCACGAGCGAGCGTACGCGGCCCATCACGTACACCGCCCGCTATCCACGGGAAGTGCTCGAAGAGCGGAAAGCCGAATTTAATGCGGCAGTCGATGAGACTGCGAATGATCTGTCCATGCTGTACGATAATCAGATGGACAAGGAGAACCCGCGGGTGTGGCTGTTAAGGGGTTCGGGCAACGTGACAGTCAAGCTGCTCGACATGATCAGCCGGTCGAAAAAGAGCATCATGCTTATGGGCTCCCTTTACTTTGCCGATGAGATCGGGCCGCTTAAGACCCAGCTTGAATACGCAAAGAAACGAGGAGTGACCATACGTCTCATAACCCAGAAGAGTATTCAGCTGAAGGACGGCGAAATTGACATCCTGGGCCAGCTGTCTCCGGCCGTATCCGAGGTAAAAGTATATGGGCCGCCGTACTCGAAGTCCGCGATCGTCGACGACCGGGAATTACTGATGTTATTCCCCCGCCTCGATAATAACGTACCCGACGAGGATAGCATCGTCGCCATCTGGATCCCCAACACCGCCGTCGCTTCTAACTGGGCGAGCATTTTCAATGCGGTCTGGAATGCGTGA
- a CDS encoding MFS transporter, producing MTSIIDKRLVLIITCLTAFTTPFLSTSVNIALPTINAEFAVPDQALLNWLVTSYLLVSAIFVVPFGRIADRYGLKKVFVTGLFVIVVSSALCAISGSIFMLIAFRAIEGIGAAMIFGTSMAILTSAYPQKERGKVLGIYMAVTYAGLSLGPSLGGFIIHFGSWRLIYAGIAVYALLVALLAVRKLADERSAAEKGQFDLPGTVLYGAVLVSLILGLSSLQEMLGIALFGLSLVLMAVFFGWELRQANPVLKVSVFRKNTVFMFSNLAALINYSAIGAVPFMLSLYLQKIYGLDALTTGLIMIVQTVLMVAFSPTAGKLSDRLEPRIVASAGMAICAIGLVLFAMISPETPLWLVVTSLIFMGIGVAFFSSPNTNAIMSSVAKSDFAVASSMVSTMRMIGGILGLGIANLIFTYFMGHTEIPATGPYDLLMKSIQVAFAVMAGLCIIGVGLSLARGNLRKAEVTPIAHAIKKS from the coding sequence ATGACATCGATTATCGATAAACGTCTTGTACTGATCATCACCTGTTTGACGGCCTTCACTACGCCCTTCTTGTCGACATCCGTCAACATCGCGCTGCCGACCATCAACGCCGAGTTCGCGGTCCCGGACCAGGCGCTGCTGAACTGGCTGGTCACCAGCTATTTGCTCGTGTCGGCCATCTTTGTAGTCCCCTTCGGCCGTATTGCCGACCGGTATGGCCTGAAAAAGGTCTTTGTCACCGGCCTGTTCGTCATCGTCGTTTCGTCGGCCCTCTGCGCCATATCCGGCTCCATTTTCATGCTCATCGCCTTCCGGGCGATCGAGGGCATCGGCGCTGCCATGATCTTCGGCACGTCCATGGCCATCCTGACCTCCGCGTACCCGCAAAAGGAGCGGGGCAAGGTGCTGGGCATCTACATGGCGGTCACGTACGCTGGACTGTCGCTGGGCCCATCGCTGGGCGGCTTCATCATTCACTTCGGAAGCTGGCGGCTCATCTACGCCGGTATCGCGGTGTATGCCCTGTTAGTGGCCTTGCTTGCCGTCAGGAAGCTCGCCGATGAAAGATCCGCGGCGGAGAAAGGGCAGTTCGACCTGCCCGGGACCGTTCTTTACGGGGCGGTGCTCGTCTCGCTTATACTGGGCCTGTCCAGCTTACAGGAAATGCTCGGCATAGCCCTATTCGGGCTCAGTCTCGTCCTCATGGCCGTGTTCTTCGGGTGGGAGTTGCGACAGGCCAATCCGGTGCTCAAGGTCAGCGTATTCCGGAAGAACACGGTATTCATGTTCTCCAACCTGGCCGCTTTGATTAATTACAGTGCGATCGGCGCCGTCCCATTCATGCTGAGCCTGTACCTGCAGAAGATCTACGGGTTAGATGCGCTAACGACCGGGCTCATCATGATCGTCCAGACCGTACTGATGGTGGCGTTCTCGCCCACGGCCGGCAAGCTGTCCGACAGGCTTGAGCCGCGTATCGTGGCTTCGGCGGGCATGGCCATCTGCGCCATCGGCCTGGTGCTCTTCGCCATGATCTCACCGGAGACGCCCCTGTGGCTGGTTGTCACAAGTCTGATATTCATGGGCATCGGCGTCGCGTTCTTCTCGTCGCCCAATACCAACGCGATCATGAGCTCTGTGGCGAAGTCAGACTTCGCCGTGGCCTCGAGCATGGTGAGCACGATGCGTATGATCGGCGGGATACTGGGCCTGGGCATCGCCAATCTGATATTCACGTACTTCATGGGACACACTGAGATCCCTGCGACGGGCCCTTACGACCTCCTCATGAAGAGCATCCAGGTGGCGTTTGCGGTCATGGCGGGGCTCTGCATCATCGGCGTCGGCCTGTCTTTGGCTAGAGGCAACCTGCGTAAAGCCGAGGTTACGCCGATCGCACACGCTATCAAAAAGTCATAG
- a CDS encoding flavodoxin family protein, with the protein MKQKVLVLSASPRKGGNSDLLCDQFILGATEAGNQVEKIYVQDKEINFCLGCMDCQSNGGVCVQNDDMAEILDKMVRADVLVMATPIYFYNMDAQLKVVIDRVCPRYTELSNKKAYFIATSDDGRKEAMDVAVAGFRAFLSCLTNVEEAGIIYGTGVRDVGDIKGKPAMAIAYKMGMAI; encoded by the coding sequence GTGAAACAAAAAGTTCTTGTACTGTCCGCCAGCCCGAGGAAAGGCGGAAATTCGGACTTATTATGTGACCAGTTCATACTGGGCGCCACGGAGGCGGGAAACCAGGTAGAAAAGATCTACGTGCAGGATAAAGAGATCAACTTCTGCCTTGGTTGCATGGACTGCCAGAGCAACGGCGGCGTATGCGTGCAAAACGATGATATGGCCGAGATCCTGGATAAAATGGTCCGGGCCGATGTGCTGGTGATGGCGACTCCGATCTATTTCTACAACATGGATGCCCAGTTAAAGGTCGTGATCGATAGGGTATGCCCCCGTTACACGGAGCTATCCAATAAAAAGGCGTACTTTATAGCCACTAGCGATGATGGCCGAAAAGAGGCCATGGACGTCGCGGTCGCCGGTTTCCGGGCATTTCTTTCGTGCCTGACTAACGTGGAGGAAGCCGGGATCATCTATGGCACGGGCGTACGTGACGTGGGCGATATTAAAGGAAAGCCGGCAATGGCTATTGCTTATAAAATGGGAATGGCCATATAA